From Leptotrichia wadei, one genomic window encodes:
- a CDS encoding AEC family transporter, whose product MIFLKSLGSIFPIIVMIAIGYILKKRHWFHHTFSENVSKLITNVALPCSIFYSVLKYLNMDALKEVSNRLIFTFASVIIGYVAAFVVIKIVKMRDGRRGVFYNAVVNANTIFIGLPLNMALFGEAASKYYLMYYITNTVSIWTLGYMLLANDPMDAGSGDGKGGFNLKKLLSPPLIAFVIAFVVLLSGIKVMTPIVETTKYLGSIVTPLALLYIGIVLADAGLHSIRFDLDTNLALLGRFVFSSIVMIVLLKIAGHYVHLNDLEIKTFVIQSAAPVFAALPILVNETDGDIGYSTNVVTTSTILFILVVPILMSILNIIHI is encoded by the coding sequence ATGATTTTTTTGAAATCGCTGGGAAGTATTTTTCCCATCATTGTTATGATTGCAATTGGATATATTTTGAAAAAAAGACACTGGTTTCATCATACATTTAGTGAAAATGTGTCAAAACTTATAACAAATGTGGCCTTGCCTTGTTCAATATTTTATTCAGTTTTAAAATATTTAAATATGGATGCCCTGAAGGAAGTGTCAAACCGTTTAATTTTTACATTTGCTTCAGTGATTATTGGATATGTTGCAGCCTTTGTAGTTATAAAGATAGTGAAAATGCGAGATGGAAGACGTGGAGTATTTTATAATGCTGTAGTCAATGCAAATACGATATTTATTGGACTTCCTTTGAATATGGCTCTTTTTGGGGAAGCGGCTTCAAAGTATTATTTGATGTATTACATTACTAATACAGTGTCAATATGGACTTTGGGATATATGCTTTTGGCAAATGATCCAATGGATGCAGGAAGTGGAGATGGGAAAGGCGGATTTAACCTGAAAAAGTTATTGTCACCACCGCTTATTGCTTTTGTTATCGCATTCGTTGTGCTTCTTTCGGGAATAAAAGTTATGACGCCGATTGTGGAAACTACTAAGTATCTTGGAAGTATTGTGACACCGCTTGCTTTGCTGTATATTGGGATTGTATTGGCGGATGCAGGGCTTCATAGTATTAGATTTGATTTGGATACAAATTTGGCTTTGCTTGGGAGATTTGTATTTTCTTCAATTGTCATGATTGTGCTTTTGAAAATTGCAGGACATTATGTGCATTTGAATGACCTGGAAATAAAAACCTTTGTAATTCAGTCGGCAGCGCCAGTATTTGCAGCATTGCCTATTTTGGTAAATGAAACTGACGGAGATATTGGATATTCTACAAATGTAGTAACTACAAGTACGATTTTATTTATATTAGTTGTACCAATTCTTATGAGTATACTTAATATAATTCATATTTAA
- a CDS encoding winged helix-turn-helix transcriptional regulator, translated as MEEKIYTCPLELTQKILSKKWTVIILWLLRHGKVRTKDFKNQIKGSNEKMIIEHLNYLIEEKLIEKREYDVYPKKTEYVLTEKGKDLLPILELMQSYGEKYYV; from the coding sequence ATGGAAGAAAAAATTTACACTTGTCCACTGGAATTAACTCAAAAAATATTATCAAAAAAATGGACAGTCATCATATTATGGCTTTTAAGACACGGAAAAGTCAGAACAAAAGATTTCAAAAATCAAATAAAAGGCAGTAACGAAAAAATGATTATCGAGCACCTGAACTATTTAATTGAAGAAAAACTCATCGAAAAAAGGGAATATGATGTTTACCCAAAAAAGACAGAATATGTTCTTACAGAAAAAGGAAAAGATTTGCTGCCTATTTTGGAACTTATGCAAAGTTATGGAGAAAAATATTATGTTTAA
- a CDS encoding MATE family efflux transporter — MKDLTKGNELKTIIYFSLPILIGNLFQQIYNISDTIIVGNFLGKESLAAVGSSYQINVLIITVSIGISLGTSILISQYFGAKDMENLKITANTGFIFSIVLSLIVTTLGFLLSNNILILINVPQKLSLEANIYLKIIFIGVVPTFGYNSLTNTLKGIGDSKTPTYILITSVILNIILDIFFVAVLNSGVAGAAIATVISQFISFFLCLFYIKFKYPNLIFKKYYFNLNFNILKEILIIGMPAMLQQVLISLGFIVIQILVNGFGTDCIAAFISASRIDSFAELPSINLGQALMTFTAQNYGAKKIDRIIKGGKDSLLLGISFSIIISIIIFIFPAFFISIFNRNPEVIFIGNQYLRIISAFYVIFCTMQILNGLLLGYGKSLVPLIASITSFCMFQVPLAILLSKTSLDYNGIWIAAPIGWTGGLLIRVWYFIKISKKI; from the coding sequence ATGAAAGACTTAACAAAAGGAAACGAATTAAAAACAATAATTTATTTTTCTTTGCCAATTTTAATAGGAAATTTATTTCAGCAGATTTACAATATTTCAGACACAATCATTGTGGGAAATTTTTTAGGAAAGGAAAGCCTTGCGGCTGTAGGCTCAAGTTATCAAATTAATGTACTTATAATAACTGTTTCTATAGGTATTTCATTAGGGACAAGCATTCTAATTTCCCAATATTTTGGTGCAAAAGATATGGAAAATTTGAAAATCACGGCAAATACAGGATTTATTTTTTCCATAGTTTTATCTCTTATTGTTACAACATTAGGTTTTTTACTGTCAAATAATATTTTAATTTTAATTAATGTTCCGCAAAAATTGTCACTGGAGGCAAATATCTATTTAAAAATTATTTTTATTGGAGTTGTCCCAACTTTTGGTTATAATTCCCTCACAAATACACTAAAAGGCATAGGTGATTCAAAAACACCGACTTACATCTTAATTACTTCCGTAATTTTAAATATTATCTTAGATATATTTTTTGTAGCAGTACTAAACTCTGGAGTTGCTGGAGCTGCAATTGCAACTGTTATTTCACAGTTTATTTCCTTTTTTCTTTGTTTATTTTACATAAAATTTAAATATCCAAATTTAATTTTTAAAAAATATTATTTCAACTTAAATTTTAATATTTTAAAAGAAATACTGATTATTGGAATGCCAGCAATGTTACAGCAAGTTTTAATCAGCCTAGGATTTATTGTCATTCAAATTCTTGTAAATGGATTTGGAACAGACTGTATTGCAGCTTTTATTTCTGCTTCCCGAATTGATTCCTTCGCAGAATTGCCATCCATAAATTTAGGACAGGCGTTGATGACTTTTACAGCTCAAAATTATGGAGCCAAAAAAATAGATAGAATAATTAAAGGTGGAAAAGATAGCCTACTTTTAGGAATCTCATTTTCCATCATAATCTCAATTATTATTTTTATTTTTCCAGCATTCTTTATTTCAATATTTAACCGAAATCCCGAAGTGATTTTTATAGGAAATCAATATTTACGTATAATTTCAGCATTTTACGTAATTTTCTGCACAATGCAAATACTAAATGGATTGCTACTAGGCTACGGAAAATCCTTAGTTCCACTAATAGCCTCTATTACTTCATTTTGTATGTTTCAAGTGCCTCTAGCCATTTTACTTTCCAAAACATCGTTAGACTATAACGGAATTTGGATTGCCGCACCGATAGGCTGGACAGGAGGACTGCTAATTCGAGTGTGGTATTTTATAAAAATTTCTAAAAAAATATAG